The following proteins are encoded in a genomic region of Hippopotamus amphibius kiboko isolate mHipAmp2 chromosome 8, mHipAmp2.hap2, whole genome shotgun sequence:
- the LOC130859348 gene encoding hydroxycarboxylic acid receptor 2-like, whose amino-acid sequence MSPSHPQNHLLEIGNKNCCVFREDFIAKVLPPVVGLEFVLGLLGNGLALWIFCFHLKSWKASRVFLFNLAVADFLLIICLPFLTDNYVRKWDWRFGDVACRVMLFMLAMNRQGSIIFLTVVAVDRYFRVVHPHHALNKISNRTAALISCFLWGITIGLTVHLLYKSKLIQNRNSKWCSSFSICHTFGWHDAMFLLEFFLPLGIILFCSARIVWSLRQRQMNKHAKIKRAINFIMVVAIVFIVCFLPSVAARIRIYWLLEKNGTKNCEIYRSVDLAFYITLSFTYMNSMLDPLVYYFSSPSFPNFFSSLINRCLRRKVLDEPENNRSTSVELTGDPSTSKNVPDTLTTNPSESQSPSSLTPASP is encoded by the coding sequence ATGAGCCCGTCTCACCCGCAGAATCATCTTCTGGAAATAGGCAACAAGAACTGCTGTGTGTTCCGGGAGGATTTCATTGCCAAGGTGCTGCCGCCAGTGGTGGGGCTGGAGTTTGTGCTCGGGCTCCTGGGCAATGGCCTTGCCCTGTGGATTTTCTGCTTCCACCTCAAGTCGTGGAAAGCCAGCCGGGTTTTCTTGTTCAACTTGGCCGTGGCTGACTTTCTCCTGATCATCTGTCTGCCGTTCCTGACGGACAACTACGTGAGGAAGTGGGACTGGAGGTTTGGGGATGTCGCCTGCCGCGTGATGCTCTTCATGTTGGCCATGAACCGCCAGGGCAGCATCATCTTCCTCACGGTGGTGGCCGTGGACAGGTATTTCCGAGTGGTCCATCCCCATCACGCTCTGAACAAGATCTCTAATCGGACGGCGGCCCTAATCTCCTGCTTCCTGTGGGGCATCACTATCGGTCTGACGGTCCACCTCCTGTACAAAAGCAAGCTGATCCAGAACCGCAATTCAAAATGGTGCAGTAGCTTCAGCATCTGCCATACCTTCGGCTGGCACGATGCCATGTTCCTCCTGGAGTTCTTCCTGCCCCTGGGCATCATCCTGTTCTGCTCGGCCAGAATCGTCTGGAGCCTGCGGCAGcgacaaatgaacaaacatgcTAAGATCAAGAGGGCCATCAACTTCATCATGGTGGTGGCCATTGTCTTCATCGTCTGCTTCCTGCCCAGTGTGGCCGCCCGCATACGCATTTACTGGCTCCTGGAGAAAAATGGCACGAAGAACTGTGAGATCTATCGCTCTGTTGACCTGGCGTTTTATATCACCCTCAGCTTCACCTACATGAATAGCATGCTGGACCCGTTGGTGTATTACTTCTCCAGCCCATCTTTCCCCAACTTCTTCTCCTCCTTGATCAACCGCTGCCTGAGGCGGAAGGTGCTGGATGAGCCCGAGAATAACCGCAGCACAAGCGTGGAGCTCACGGGGGATCCGAGTACTTCCAAGAACGTTCCCGACACTTTAACGACCAATCCCAGTGAGTCGCAGAGCCCCTCTTCTCTGACTCCAGCCTCTCCTTAA
- the HCAR1 gene encoding hydroxycarboxylic acid receptor 1, producing the protein MDNGSCCLIQGDPISQVMPPLLILPFVLGALGNGIALCGFCFHVKTWKPSTIYLFNLAVADFLLMICLPFRTDYYLRQQHWAFEDALCRVVLFMLAMNRAGSAVFLTVVAVDRYFKVVHPHHTVNAISNQTAAGIVCALWTVVILGTLYLLTENHLCVHEKTIACESFIMESANGWHDVMFQLEFFLPLGIILFCSFKIIWSLKRRQHLARQTRMKKATRFIMVVAVVFITCYLPSVLARLYFLWTVPSSACDPSVHVALHVTLSFTYMNSMLDPLVYYFSSPSFPKFYSKLKIRSLRPKRPRRSRMPEEMPISTFCRKSCIGVANSFQSQPNVQ; encoded by the coding sequence ATGGACAACGGGTCGTGCTGCCTCATCCAGGGGGACCCCATCTCCCAGGTGATGCCCCCGCTGCTGATCTTGCCCTTCGTGCTCGGTGCCCTGGGCAACGGCATCGCCCTGTGTGGTTTCTGCTTTCACGTGAAGACCTGGAAGCCGAGCACTATTTACCTTTTCAACTTGGCCGTGGCCGACTTCCTTCTCATGATCTGCCTGCCCTTTCGGACAGACTACTACCTGAGACAGCAGCACTGGGCCTTTGAGGATGCTCTTTGTCGGGTGGTGCTCTTCATGCTGGCCATGAACAGGGCCGGGAGCGCCGTCTTCCTCACGGTGGTGGCCGTGGACAGGTATTTTAAAGTGGTCCACCCCCACCACACGGTGAACGCCATCTCCAACCAGACTGCGGCGGGCATCGTCTGTGCCCTTTGGACCGTGGTCATCCTGGGCACGCTGTATCTTTTGACGGAGAACCACCTGTGTGTGCACGAGAAGACCATAGCTTGTGAGAGCTTCATCATGGAGTCGGCCAACGGCTGGCACGACGTCATGTTCCAGCTGGAGTTCTTCCTGCCCCTCGGCATCATCTTGTTCTGCTCCTTCAAGATCATTTGGAGCCTGAAGCGGAGGCAGCATCTGGCCAGGCAGACCCGGATGAAGAAGGCTACCCGGTTCATCATGGTGGTGGCGGTAGTGTTCATCACCTGCTACCTGCCCAGCGTGTTGGCCAGACTGTATTTCCTCTGGACGGTGCCCTCCAGCGCCTGTGATCCCTCTGTCCACGTAGCCCTCCACGTCACCCTCAGCTTCACCTACATGAACAGCATGCTGGACCCCCTGGTGTATTATTTTTCAAGTCCCTCATTTCCCAAATTCTACTCCAAGCTCAAAATCCGCAGTTTGAGACCTAAGCGTCCACGACGCTCCAGGATGCCAGAAGAGATGCCCATTTCAACCTTTTGTCGCAAGAGTTGCATCGGTGTGGCAAATAGCTTCCAAAGCCAACCCAATGTGCAGTGA
- the LOC130859131 gene encoding glutathione S-transferase A4-like produces MAAKPKLDYFCGRGRMESIRWLLAAAGVEFEEEFLETREQYEKLQKDGRLLFGQLPLVEIDGMVLSQTRAILSYLAAKYNLHGKDLKETVRINMYADGTLDLMTMAVLAAFKPPKEREEDFALIMKKAKSRYFPAFEKILKDHGEGFLVGNKFSWADIQLLEAILMVEELNASVLSDFPLLKAFKTRISNIPTIKKFLQPGSQRKPPPESHYVEVVRNILQL; encoded by the coding sequence ATGGCGGCCAAACCCAAGCTCGACTACTTCTGTGGCCGGGGCAGGATGGAGTCGATCCGCTGGCTGCTGGCTGCAGCTGGTGTGGAGTTTGAAGAAGAATTTCTTGAAACAAGAGAACAGTATGAGAAGTTGCAGAAAGACGGACGCCTGCTTTTTGGCCAGCTGCCTCTGGTTGAAATTGATGGAATGGTGCTGTCGCAGACGAGAGCCATCCTCAGCTACCTTGCTGCCAAGTACAACCTGCATGGGAAGGACCTGAAGGAGACAGTCAGGATCAACATGTATGCTGATGGTACCCTGGACCTTATGACGATGGCGGTGCTGGCTGCGTTCAAACCCCccaaggaaagagaggaggactTTGCTTTAATCATGAAGAAAGCTAAAAGCCGGTACTTCCCGGCctttgaaaagattttgaaagaCCATGGGGAGGGTTTTCTCGTTGGCAACAAATTCAGCTGGGCAGACATACAGCTCTTGGAAGCTATTTTAATGGTGGAAGAACTCAATGCTTCTGTTCTTTCTGACTTCCCTCTGCTAAAGGCATTTAAAACAAGAATCAGCAACATCCCTACAATTAAGAAGTTCCTGCAGCCTGGGAGTCAGAGGAAGCCACCCCCAGAGAGCCACTATGTTGAAGTTGTCAGGAACATTTTGCAGCTCTAA